In one Gadus morhua chromosome 7, gadMor3.0, whole genome shotgun sequence genomic region, the following are encoded:
- the LOC115547416 gene encoding uncharacterized protein LOC115547416, translating to MKVQLLIILISLEALFVIGNRDEIVYFLNRALRCVESLQQDPGDERCFRELNDHTIILNYMLSMVRSREGPDGETVVFLQSICFCFSRLCNFRTRPRNTQENCLPPVPPTARLGIPCRPRYDITVEQFNQCLGLGFNWQGIASFFGISRRTVFRHRQRLGVGPLEYTSLTNVELTSIVREISMSTPNANERYVIGSLRARGIRIQRWRIRQILQEIDPVGRSLRRSQAIRRRVYSVQTPNELWHIDGNHKLVRWRMVFHGCVDGYSRSIIYLECLNNNRASSVLSLFQQGVSDFGLPSRVRSDHGREDIEVARFMLNNRGVNRGSMIMGRSVHNQRIERLWAELNRVVSYYFSDLFTFMENEGILDSLCDLHLFCLHYIYLPRVRRGVREFRSQWNNHGLSTQGSQTPLQLWHRGCQSYWKQQHIYTWCVSD from the exons ATGAAGGTGCaacttttaattattttgatcaGTCTGGAGGCTTTATTTGTAATTGGCAATCGCGATGAAATCGTATATTTTCTAAATAGGGCGCTGCGCTGCGTTGAAAGCCTACAGCAAGACCCGGGAGACGAGAGATGTTTTAGAGAGCTTAATGACCACACcattatattaaattatatgtTGTCCATGGTTCGCTCTAGGGAAGGACCTGATGGagagactgttgtttttttgcagtcaatatgtttttgtttcagTAGATTGTGTAATTTTAGAACTAGGCCTAGAAATACTCAAGAAAACTGCCTTCCTCCGGTTCCACCTACAGCCAGACTTGGCATTCCATGTCGCCCACGATACGACATAACAGTTGAGCAATTTAACCAGTGCCTGGGACTTGGTTTTAACTGGCAGGGAATTGCTTCTTTTTTCGGAATAAGCCGTCGGACTGTGTTCAGACATAGGCAACGTCTTGGTGTCGGACCTTTAGAATACACGTCCTTGACCAATGTAGAACTTACATCAATCGTGAGGGAGATTTCCATGAGTACCCCGAATGCTAATGAGAGATACGTCATTGGAAGTCTACGGGCTCGCGGAATTCGTATCCAGCGCTGGAGGATCCGTCAAATTCTGCAGGAGATTGATCCCGTCGGACGGTCATTGAGACGCAGTCAAGCCATTCGCCGAAGGGTTTACAGTGTGCAAACTCCAAACGAGTTATG GCATATTGACGGGAACCATAAATTGGTGAGGTGGAGAATGGTGTTCCATGGCTGTGTGGATGGGTACAGTCGCTCCATCATATACCTTGAGTGCCTCAATAACAACAGGGCATCAAGCGTTTTGAGCCTGTTTCAGCAAGGTGTATCTGACTTTGGGCTGCCTTCGAGAGTACGGAGCGACCATGGAAGGGAAGACATAGAGGTTGCCCGATTCATGCTGAACAATAGAGGGGTGAATAGAGGGAGTATGATCATGGGGCGCAGCGTACACAACCAAAGAATAGAGAGGCTATGGGCAGAACTAAACCGAGTTGTTTCTTATTACTTCTCTGACTTATTTACGTTTATGGAAAATGAAGGCATACTTGACTCTCTTTGTgatcttcatttattttgtttgcatTACATTTACTTACCTCGGGTTCGAAGGGGAGTAAGAGAATTCAGGAGCCAATGGAATAACCATGGACTCTCTACCCAAGGAAGCCAAACCCCATTGCAATTGTGGCATAGAGGTTGTCAGTCATATTGGAAGCAACAACACATCTATACGTGGTGTGTTTCAGATTGA